DNA from Aggregatimonas sangjinii:
ATCATGAGCAAATATGACTTGGAGGCCATTCCCGTAGTGGATGAAATCGGTCGTTTGGTCGGGCGAATCACTATTGACGATATCGTAGATGTTATTAAGGAAGAAGCGGATAAAGATTATCAAATGGCGGCGGGTATCTCTCAAGACGTAGAGGCCGACGATAGTATTTGGGATTTGACCCGTGCCCGATTACCATGGCTTATTCTAGGGCTGTTCGGTGGTGCCGGGGCGGCCGTCATCATGGGCGGTTTTGAGGAAATGTTCCGCCAATATACGGTGCTTTTCCTTTTTACCCCACTTATAGCCGCAATGGCCGGTAACGTAGGCGTGCAATCGAGCGCCATCATCGTACAGGGCCTTGCCAATGACGACATCAAGGGCAGTATCGGAAATCGGCTGATCAAGGAAATGTTGCTCGCGCTTTTAAATGGTATTATTTTGGCCTGTCTGCTGCTGCTGTTTACCTGGATCTGGAAAGGGAATTTTATGACCGCCTTGGCCATATCCGTATCCCTTATCGCAGTAATCGTGGTCGCCGGGTTTATCGGGACCTTCACCCCGCTGTTCCTACACAAAAGAGGCATCGATCCCGCCATCGCAACAGGGCCATTCATCACCACTAGCAACGATATTTTCGGTATCCTGATCTACTTTATGATAGCCAAGATGATACTGGGTATTTAAAATTGTTTCGGGCGTTTGCCCATACGGGCACCGGGCTTTCCGCGCTACGGGGTAGCCTGCTGCAATCCCTAACGCGGCCATTCACCAGATTCAGGTTGTCCGCAAAGAACGATAACCGTGGTATTTTTCAGTATATTTAAAAGACTTTTTCTATTGTTAGAAGTTAGCGGCAAATAGCTACTCACAAATGCTCCTTAAAGTTGACAATTCGATTCAACTTAGAAAATGTTCACGACATACCTAAGCCAGCCGTTAACGACCTCGCGAGCCTGACTGGCGTCAGGCAGTCAGGCTCAAATCTCGATTATCGAGTAAAAAATCAAGAAACCGTCCTTTCTAGGACACAATCCGGGCAACACCATGAAACCCATCAATCTAAAAGAAAAACATGCCGCCTTCGACAAACAGTGGCATCCACATCAAATCGCGGTGGTCGATGACATGCAGGTACTATTGGCCAAGATACAGGGCGAATTCGTGTGGCATGCGCACGAAAATGAAGACGAGCTTTTTCAAGTTCTAAAGGGAACTTTGTACATGAAGTTTCGCGACAGAACCGAAACAGTAAAAGAAGGCGAGATCATCGTCGTACCCAAAGGCGTTGAGCATCGCCCTTCGACCAAAAATGGCGAAGAGGTGCATTTGTTGCTTTTCGAAAAACTAAGCACAGCACATACCGGTACCGTTGACCATGAAATGACGCAACACCATTATCCCAAGATATGAAGGTATGGCTATCGTACGGTTTCTTGATCAGCGCGATCTTATTGTGTTCGAATGCCTATGCACAGGAAAGAATGGGCAAAGCGGAAAAATCCTTTGCCAAAATCGGTATGAAAGAAGGCACAAGAAACGTGACCGTGGCCAACGACTTTGGTAAAAAATGGAAAATGCGGGTTAACTATCCTGAACATACCAAAGAGGCGAACTCCTTGATTATTGCCCTGCATTGGGCCGGAGGCGGTGATACTTTTCGAGAATTCAATGATTGTCTGGTCGTGCCCGGCTTGGAGTTCCTGAATCCGATCATCGTATCCCCGGAAGGAGAAAACCAATTATGGTCTTCAGCCAATAATGAAGATAAAGTATTGTCTGTCGTTACGAACGCCAAAAAGTACTGGAACGTCGATTCGAATAAGATAGCGGTGGTCGGCTATAGCAACGGGGGCAATGGCAGCTGGTATTTTGCCGAAAAATATCCCGGTATGTTTTCCGCGGCCATTCCCATGGCGAGCGCTTATGCCCTTACC
Protein-coding regions in this window:
- the mgtE gene encoding magnesium transporter, whose product is MTPFKLTEELIVQINELVELRRDSELVGLMGEIHYADVAEIINELNEEEATYLIKLLDSDKTSDVLTELDEDVREGILSNLSAKEIAGELEELDTDDAADIVGELPQEIVQEVISEIEDKEHAKDIVDLLRYDENSAGGLMAKELVKVREGWDVLTCVKEMRAQAENVTRVHSIYVVDDEDHLKGRLSLKDLLTTSTKTHIAQVYIPKVDSVNVNEKPEEVAKIMSKYDLEAIPVVDEIGRLVGRITIDDIVDVIKEEADKDYQMAAGISQDVEADDSIWDLTRARLPWLILGLFGGAGAAVIMGGFEEMFRQYTVLFLFTPLIAAMAGNVGVQSSAIIVQGLANDDIKGSIGNRLIKEMLLALLNGIILACLLLLFTWIWKGNFMTALAISVSLIAVIVVAGFIGTFTPLFLHKRGIDPAIATGPFITTSNDIFGILIYFMIAKMILGI
- a CDS encoding cupin domain-containing protein, yielding MKPINLKEKHAAFDKQWHPHQIAVVDDMQVLLAKIQGEFVWHAHENEDELFQVLKGTLYMKFRDRTETVKEGEIIVVPKGVEHRPSTKNGEEVHLLLFEKLSTAHTGTVDHEMTQHHYPKI
- a CDS encoding dienelactone hydrolase family protein; translated protein: MKVWLSYGFLISAILLCSNAYAQERMGKAEKSFAKIGMKEGTRNVTVANDFGKKWKMRVNYPEHTKEANSLIIALHWAGGGDTFREFNDCLVVPGLEFLNPIIVSPEGENQLWSSANNEDKVLSVVTNAKKYWNVDSNKIAVVGYSNGGNGSWYFAEKYPGMFSAAIPMASAYALTKKIDIPVYVIHGQQDELFDIARTEKWVNQTKEKGSEVIFKAADGLSHYEACAYIELLKEAGEWLEQKWKEQ